From a region of the Candidatus Amarolinea dominans genome:
- a CDS encoding HIT domain-containing protein, whose product MSILWAPWRMSYIRSHSQQPIVGCIFCDKPAGAHDRDELILLRGQYNYLMMNLYPYNNGHLLVAPFAHRPSIEDLPVETLTEMMVMTNQGLAALRQALKPHGFNLGVNLGAVAGAGVAEHVHMHIVPRWGADTNYMTVTGRTRVIPEALETTYERLLAVLDPMAPPDPRR is encoded by the coding sequence ATGTCAATCCTGTGGGCGCCGTGGCGCATGAGCTACATTCGTAGTCATTCCCAGCAACCGATCGTCGGCTGTATCTTCTGTGACAAGCCCGCCGGTGCGCACGACCGCGACGAGTTGATCTTGTTGCGCGGGCAGTACAACTATTTGATGATGAACCTGTATCCCTATAACAATGGTCATTTGTTGGTTGCCCCCTTCGCCCATCGGCCCAGCATCGAAGATCTGCCCGTGGAGACGCTGACCGAGATGATGGTCATGACCAACCAGGGGTTGGCTGCGCTGCGTCAGGCGCTCAAGCCGCACGGCTTCAACCTGGGCGTCAACCTGGGCGCTGTGGCCGGCGCGGGAGTGGCGGAGCATGTCCACATGCACATCGTGCCGCGCTGGGGTGCGGACACCAACTACATGACGGTGACCGGCCGCACACGCGTCATCCCGGAGGCGCTGGAAACTACCTATGAGCGCTTGCTGGCTGTGCTCGACCCCATGGCGCCACCTGATCCCCGCCGGTGA
- a CDS encoding biotin--[acetyl-CoA-carboxylase] ligase, translating into MTMCVGLGAAAAVEEVTGLPVQLKWPNDLLLHGKKLAGVLTETQLEGDRIAYAVVGLGLNVNLALPADHELAPTAISLSQALGQPVSRLALLQALLRHIEDHYTRLQAGHSPYAAWAQRMAYYGQTVQVTLPDTTLTGTVAGVNPDGALLVQDAAGLTHTVWAGDVLLLHKKIADDR; encoded by the coding sequence TTGACCATGTGCGTGGGTCTGGGCGCCGCGGCCGCGGTGGAAGAGGTTACCGGGCTGCCTGTGCAGTTGAAGTGGCCCAACGATCTCCTTCTGCACGGGAAAAAGCTGGCGGGCGTGCTGACCGAAACTCAGTTGGAGGGCGATCGCATCGCCTACGCGGTCGTGGGGCTGGGGCTGAACGTCAACCTGGCGCTGCCGGCCGACCACGAACTGGCGCCGACCGCCATCAGCCTTTCCCAGGCGTTGGGGCAGCCTGTCAGCCGGCTGGCGCTCTTGCAGGCGCTCCTGCGTCACATCGAGGACCATTACACACGCCTGCAAGCAGGACATTCACCCTATGCCGCGTGGGCGCAGCGGATGGCATACTACGGACAGACCGTGCAGGTGACGCTGCCGGACACGACGCTCACCGGTACGGTGGCAGGTGTCAATCCCGACGGCGCTCTGCTCGTTCAGGACGCGGCCGGCCTGACTCACACCGTATGGGCCGGCGATGTGCTGTTGTTGCACAAGAAAATAGCAGACGATAGGTAG
- a CDS encoding acyl-CoA dehydrogenase: MDFRLNDEQRMIRDMARDFARKEIAPVAAHHDETGEFPYEIVKKLGALGLMGIEVPEEYGGAGLDTLSYVLAIEEVAKADVATSTILSVNNSLYGHGLLKFGSEAQKQKYLAPIASGQAIGAYALTEPMSGSDAGSMISRAVRSADGSHYVINGRKSWVTSGPVADYVVLFTMTEPEKRHNGISAFVIETDRPGFSPGKVEPKLGIRASATSELIFEDYRCPAENMIGQPGQGFRIAMTVLDTGRIGIASQALGVAEAAYEASVLYARERQAFGRAIGEFQGIQWKIADMKTRIEASRLLIYNAAQAKMAAKETGGRYTLEAAMAKLHASETAMFVTHQAIQIHGGMGYSKEMPLERYFRDAKVTEIYEGTSEVQRLVIARSELGLR; encoded by the coding sequence ATGGACTTTAGGCTCAATGACGAGCAACGCATGATTCGTGATATGGCGCGCGACTTTGCGCGCAAGGAAATTGCGCCGGTTGCGGCCCACCACGATGAGACCGGGGAATTCCCCTACGAGATCGTGAAGAAATTGGGCGCCCTGGGCCTGATGGGCATCGAGGTGCCGGAAGAATACGGCGGCGCCGGGCTGGACACGTTATCCTATGTGTTGGCTATCGAAGAAGTGGCCAAAGCCGATGTCGCCACCAGCACCATCCTGTCGGTCAACAACTCGCTCTATGGCCACGGCTTGCTCAAATTTGGCAGCGAGGCGCAAAAACAGAAATACCTGGCGCCGATTGCCAGCGGACAGGCCATTGGCGCGTACGCGCTCACCGAACCGATGTCCGGTTCGGACGCCGGCAGTATGATCAGTCGTGCGGTGCGCAGTGCGGACGGCAGCCACTACGTCATCAATGGCCGCAAATCGTGGGTCACCAGCGGGCCGGTAGCCGATTATGTGGTGCTCTTTACAATGACCGAGCCGGAGAAGCGCCACAATGGTATTTCGGCGTTCGTCATCGAAACCGACCGGCCCGGCTTCAGCCCGGGCAAGGTAGAACCAAAACTGGGCATTCGGGCCAGCGCCACGTCGGAGTTGATCTTCGAGGATTACCGCTGCCCGGCCGAAAACATGATCGGCCAGCCGGGTCAGGGTTTCCGCATCGCCATGACGGTGCTGGACACTGGGCGCATTGGCATTGCGTCGCAAGCGCTGGGCGTGGCCGAAGCCGCGTACGAGGCCAGTGTGCTCTACGCCCGTGAGCGCCAGGCGTTTGGTCGGGCCATCGGTGAATTTCAGGGCATCCAATGGAAGATTGCCGACATGAAGACCCGCATCGAAGCCAGCCGCCTGCTCATCTACAATGCTGCGCAGGCAAAGATGGCGGCCAAAGAAACCGGCGGACGCTACACGCTGGAGGCGGCCATGGCCAAGTTGCACGCCAGTGAGACGGCCATGTTCGTGACGCATCAGGCCATTCAGATTCACGGTGGGATGGGTTACAGCAAGGAGATGCCGCTGGAGCGCTATTTCCGCGATGCGAAGGTCACTGAGATCTACGAAGGCACCAGCGAAGTGCAACGACTGGTGATTGCCCGCAGCGAACTGGGACTGCGTTGA